Below is a window of Deltaproteobacteria bacterium DNA.
AAACATGGCAAGACCAACTTATTAGCAAGTGTACTTTTCGTTAGACAGTTTGTTGGTGGGGTCGCCTTCATTTATCATCTGTTTTAGAAGCTCCCGTTCCTGGTCCAGCGGGACGCGCCCGGTCATATAGGCATAACAGACCTGATCGCCATCTTGATTAGTAAGAAAAGCCTCGGCCTCGGCGCGCCCACTTTTTTCTATCTTGGTAATTGTAATGGCGCAATGGACAGTATCACCGAAATAGACGGGTTTAATGTATTTGAAATTCATGCCTGTC
It encodes the following:
- a CDS encoding MaoC family dehydratase; protein product: MAHPIRISAINGLREGDSFSYKRIFTQEESVLFGDMTRDYNPVHYDSRWAEVKGFRSLICHGLLVGSMICEFGGQVGWLATGMNFKYIKPVYFGDTVHCAITITKIEKSGRAEAEAFLTNQDGDQVCYAYMTGRVPLDQERELLKQMINEGDPTNKLSNEKYTC